Genomic DNA from Gammaproteobacteria bacterium:
TCACGCTCGTTTTCAAACAAAAAATCGGCTCACGTAGTGATGCGCAACGCATCGAACATTGGATCAAGCAACAACCCAAGCAAGCCAAAGAAAGTATCATCGAGAAATTAATCGAACTTCCCGACTAGCCCTAACCTTCTCCGGTTACAACCCTATGAGATTTTAGGTAACAAATAATATCGCCAGATTCATATAGCCACTGTACCTCACCATTATCTTTTTCTATTCGTAAGCAAGGTACTTGCTTTTTTCCACCACCGGCAATCAATTCGGCTTTATATTGTGGGTCAGCGCGAATGTTTTTCAACACCAATTTAATCCCCATCCAGCAAAGTGCTAATCTGACTTTAGTGCAAAATGGACACCCTCTGAAGTAATAGAGCTGGTGATTCTTTAGAGTGTAATGGTGTTTCATGCTAGCTCAATAAAATTGATCAGATGTTTCAATACTCAACACTTAAATTTCCTCGCCTACGTAGAGCCATTTCCCTAAAATTTTTTGAAATAGAGATCTTTCATGATGCGTGCATATCTCACCGTTCTCGCCAAGAAACAATGCATTAAACTCAACAAAGCCTTCCGCACCTTGCTCTGAACTATTGAGTACTTCTAGCTCTACCCATGTGGCTGTCTGTAAAGATAGGTTGGCGACTGACAAACTTTTGTTCTGACTCGGCAACCATGTTTGTAATAAATACTCGCCGTAAT
This window encodes:
- a CDS encoding glutathione S-transferase N-terminal domain-containing protein, which gives rise to MKHHYTLKNHQLYYFRGCPFCTKVRLALCWMGIKLVLKNIRADPQYKAELIAGGGKKQVPCLRIEKDNGEVQWLYESGDIICYLKSHRVVTGEG
- a CDS encoding zinc chelation protein SecC, whose translation is MRSRYSAYALGDYGEYLLQTWLPSQNKSLSVANLSLQTATWVELEVLNSSEQGAEGFVEFNALFLGENGEICTHHERSLFQKILGKWLYVGEEI